A DNA window from Pungitius pungitius chromosome 1, fPunPun2.1, whole genome shotgun sequence contains the following coding sequences:
- the ttpal gene encoding alpha-tocopherol transfer protein-like: protein MDDQHDSIDLRSPTVDPSAAAGHSWFPGPPPPMYSCTLTPELVNKAREELQEKPEWRLRDVQALRDMILKEQPNLRTRLDDGFLLRFLRARKFDYDRALQLLLNYHAGRKAWPEVFKDLKPSTVKHVLDLGFLTVLPQPDPDGRYILHLRPGKWKPNDYPFVDNVRAIYLTLEKLIQPEETQVNGIVILVDYSGVGMSQASNPGPFLAKKVVSILQDGFPIRIKAVNIINEPRIFKGIFAIIKPFLKEKMAERYVLHGSDLRSLHRYIPRSVLPEEYGGAAGRLDLSPWLRVLLDCEEEFVAEFCQPDPLEGVVLPDSMLFEGHQASGQDDDAFRGLRSQLYYCY, encoded by the exons ATGGATGATCAGCATGACTCCATCGATCTCAGGTCTCCTACAGTGGACCCATCAGCGGCTGCAGGGCACAGCTGGTTCCCTGGACCCCCTCCGCCCATGTATTCTTGCACCCTGACCCCTGAGCTGGTGAACAAAGCCCGGGAGGAGCTCCAGGAGAAGCCAGAGTGGCGTCTGCGGGATGTCCAAGCACTGAGAGACATGATACTTAAG GAACAGCCCAATCTGCGGACGCGCTTGGACGACGGCTTCCTCCTGCGCTTCCTGCGGGCCAGGAAGTTTGACTACGACCgagctctgcagctgctgcttaACTACCACGCCGGCCGCAAGGCTTGGCCAGAGGTCTTCAAGGACCTGAAGCCATCCACGGTGAAACATGTCCTGGACCTTGGCTTCCTCACGGTGCTGCCACAGCCGGACCCCGACGGGAGATACATCCTCCATCTCCGACCAG GAAAATGGAAACCCAATGATTATCCGTTTGTTGACAATGTGAGGGCCATTTATTTGACCCTGGAGAAGCTGATCCAGCCGGAGGAGACGCAGGTGAACGGTATTGTGATCTTAGTGGACTACAGCGGAGTGGGCATGTCACAAGCATCCAATCCAGGCCCGTTTCTTGCCAAAAAGGTTGTGAGCATCCTCcag GATGGGTTTCCAATCAGAATCAAGGCTGTTAACATAATAAACGAGCCTAGGATTTTCAAAGGAATCTTTGCTATCATTAAGCCTTTTCTGAAGGAGAAGATGGCAGAGAGG tACGTCCTCCACGGCTCCGACCTGCGCTCTCTGCACCGCTACATCCCGCGCTCGGTCCTCCCGGAGGAGTACGGCGGCGCGGCGGGCCGGCTGGACTTGTCGCCGTGGCTGAGGGTGCTCCTGGACTGCGAGGAGGAGTTCGTAGCCGAGTTCTGCCAGCCGGATCCACTAGAGGGGGTGGTGCTCCCAGACTCCATGCTTTTTGAAGGGCACCAGGCCAGCGGGCAGGACGACGACGCCTTCCGGGGGCTCCGCTCACAACTCTACTACTGTTActga